A single region of the Triticum dicoccoides isolate Atlit2015 ecotype Zavitan chromosome 2B, WEW_v2.0, whole genome shotgun sequence genome encodes:
- the LOC119363714 gene encoding 60S ribosomal protein L15-2: MGAYKFVSELWRRKQSDVMRFVQRVRCWEYRQQPAIVRITRPTRPDRARRLGFKAKQGYVVYRIRVRRGGRKRPVPKGIVYGKPKHQGITQLKFQRNKRSVAEERAGRRLGGLRVLNSYWVNEDSTYKYFEVILVDVAHSAVRNDPRINWLCKPVHKHRELRGLTSAGKKFRGLRGKGHRHHKNRPSRRATWKRNQTVSLRRYR, from the exons ATGG GCGCGTACAAGTTCGTGTCGGAGCTATGGAGGAGGAAGCAGTCCGACGTGATGAGGTTCGTGCAGCGCGTGCGTTGCTGGGAGTACAGACAGCAGCCCGCCATCGTCCGCATCACCAGGCCCACCCGCCCCGACAGGGCACGCCGTCTCGGCTTCAAGGCCAAGCAG GGGTATGTGGTCTACCGTATCCGTGTGAGACGTGGTGGCAGGAAGCGCCCAGTGCCCAAGGGTATTGTTTATGGCAAGCCCAAGCACCAGGGTATTACCCAACTTAAGTTCCAGAGGAACAAGAGGTCTGTTGCGGAGGAAAGAGCTGGGCGCAGGCTTGGTGGCCTTCGTGTACTCAACTCCTACTGGGTGAATGAG GACTCCACCTACAAGTACTTTGAGGTCATCCTTGTTGATGTTGCTCACAGCGCTGTCCGCAATGATCCAAGGATCAACTGGCTCTGCAAGCCTGTGCACAAGCACCGTGAGCTGCGTGGTCTCACCTCTGCAGGAAAGAAATTCCGTGGTCTGCGTGGCAAGGGTCACCGCCACCACAAGAACAGGCCCTCAAGGAGAGCCACCTGGAAGAGGAACCAGACCGTGTCCCTCCGCCGCTACCGTTAA